The DNA region TGCAAAGCTATGGAAATCACGTTAAAAAAACTATGAAAATTGGAAATTAATGTTCAGAACGTTTTTTTCTAACTAATGTACTTAGGCCATCATTATCCAAGAAATTCATTAGagtttctaatttaaattttggtaaTACCACGTCATTTAAACCGCTTTAATCAACTCTACTCACTTTTTACTCCGACCCAGCAACTCTAAAAAGTTTCTTAAATGAACCCCATAATATACCTCacctttttatatttttattatttatatttcattttaattaattcttatttttgttATAACTTAATTTGAGATTGGAAAGGCACTAGAAACGCAAAAGAATAGGCTTATTGACCAAAAAGTATCTGATTTTTGATCATTTCCCTTAATTGGATCTTTTGAAATATTGAGCCATGATTGAATCAGAAGTGTATTTTCCGCCAGTGTAAATCTTACTTTCTGATTTGAGCGACCATTCACCCTTCCACATTCTTCACCAATTCTAGCATCAGCATCGACATCGGATGAAATATTCGGAACTTGAGACTCTTCTACAGCCCCCGTCGGTGTTTGCGGCCGTTGATCAGCACTACTTTCCGTTGAAGCTCCCCCAATCATGGTGGGATTAATTACATGTTGAAAATTTCCCCAATTTTGGCTAGACATTGCAAATGGATTACCCATATTTGCTACTCGTGGAGCAAAATGGATAGGCAATGGATGCATGGAAATATTTCCCATGTCTGGGAAAGGTGCAGGATTTGAAGAGTTTTGGGATGTTTGGGTATTTTGATCATTTGAAGGTTCAGCGTTTTTCATCCAATTGTAGAAAGCATTGAAATTGTGGTTGCCATCCATTCTTGAAGAAAAAATCACTATCAGAAAGGATGTGAACTGTGAAGAAAAAATTGCAATGGAGTACAAATTTAATTTAACGTTGATAACAGAGCAAATATCTCATCTGTTTGTTTAATTCTGTTGAGTTATTCAAAATTAACTCAATCATCTCAATTATGTTTGTTATTTTGTCCCTCTTCTCTTGtttcaaatataaaaaaaataattatttgtttttttatttgttttttatttgttttttatttattttttaatcattaaatttgGAAGAGAAACTTTAAGCAAAGTTTCTCTAGAAATCTAGAAAGAAACTTTGGAGCAAAGTTGCTTGCCACGTGGAGAAACTTCATTTTCTGCAACAGTTAAAAAACTTTATTTTAGATGACATGTCATAGAGAAACTCACAAAGTTTCTTTGTTGCTGATGCTCACAAAAAgcttcatatattttttattgcttATTAA from Lotus japonicus ecotype B-129 chromosome 2, LjGifu_v1.2 includes:
- the LOC130736347 gene encoding uncharacterized protein LOC130736347 gives rise to the protein MDGNHNFNAFYNWMKNAEPSNDQNTQTSQNSSNPAPFPDMGNISMHPLPIHFAPRVANMGNPFAMSSQNWGNFQHVINPTMIGGASTESSADQRPQTPTGAVEESQVPNISSDVDADARIGEECGRVNGRSNQKVRFTLAENTLLIQSWLNISKDPIKGNDQKSDTFWSISLFFCVSSAFPISN